Proteins from a genomic interval of Betta splendens chromosome 10, fBetSpl5.4, whole genome shotgun sequence:
- the LOC114864457 gene encoding uncharacterized protein LOC114864457 isoform X1, with protein MARLSEHGISSSSMSPSFLNSNSTSHAGPFSAVPELKVRDQMTKFWKEHSKAATVEEMMLDSRAQEMTQHELPEILSMLPALDGFRVLELGAGIGRYTRHLLARAAHVTAVDFMESFIEKNRQDNGHHSNATFIQADVTKLDFPDNSIDFIFSNWLLMYLSDDEVKSFIQKILAWLRPGGFLFFRESCNHRSGDIKRDLNPTCYRTDAQYSHLVTSLQVEEPEAEQKFGFDIVLRKKVQTYVEMKNNPNQICWLLEKVPRSSSAQNGFSTFQQFLDNQQYTSRAILRYEKMFGAGYVSTGGPSTTKEFVDLLNLRPGQKVLDVGCGIGGGDFYMAKTFGVEVLGLDLSDNMVEIAMQRAANEKLPSVQFEVADATKRSFPEGSFDVIYSRDTILHIDDKLALFKRFHSWLKPGGQLLISDYCCREKPWTPAFEAYVRQRGYVLYTPAQYGRFIEEAGFCKVRAEDRTAQLMQVIESELQRAEAIRGEFTEEFSEEDYSAIANGWREKLQRSNSGDQRWGLFHATKE; from the exons TCCGTGACCAGATGACAAAGTTCTGGAAGGAGCACTCCAAGGCTGCCACCGTGGAGGAGATGATGCTGGACTCTCGGGCCCAGGAGATGACTCAGCATGAGCTGCCGGAGATTCTGTCCATGCTGCCGGCGCTGGATGGATTCAGAGTGCTGGAGCTGGGCGCAGGCATCGG TCGATACACCAGACACCTGCTGGCCAGAGCTGcacacgtcacagctgtggacTTCATGGAAAGCTTTATAGAAAAGAACAGACAGGACAACGGTCACCATAGCAACGCGACTTTCATCCAGGCTGACGTCACAAAGCTGGACTTCCCTGACAACAG CATCGACTTCATCTTCTCCAACTGGCTGCTGATGTACCTGAGTGATGATGAGGTCAAATCCTTCATACAGAAGATCCTCGCTTGGCTGCGGCCCGGCGGCTTCCTTTTCTTCAGAGAGTCCTGCAACCACCGCTCAG GTGACATAAAGAGGGACTTGAACCCCACCTGCTACCGCACTGACGCCCAGTACAGCCACCTGGTCACGTCACTGCAAGTGGAGGAGCCTGAGGCTGAACAGAAGTTCGGTTTTGACATTGTGTTGAGGAAGAAAGTTCAAACCTACGTTGAG ATGAAAAACAACCCAAATCAAATCTGCTGGCTGTTAGAGAAGGTCCCTCGCTCCTCCAGCGCCCAGAACGGATTCAGCACCTTCCAGCAGTTCCTGGACAACCAGCAGTACACCAGCCGCGCCATCCTGCGCTACGAGAAGATGTTCGGGGCTGGATACGTCAGCACCGGCGGGCCCAGCACCACCAAG gagtTTGTGGACCTGCTAAACCTAAGGCCCGGCCAGAAGGTCCTGGATGTGGGCTGTGGCATCGGTGGAGGAGACTTCTACATGGCAAAG ACCTTCGGCGTTGAAGTGCTCGGCCTGGACTTGTCGGACAACATGGTGGAGATCGCCATGCAAAGGGCGGCCAATGAGAAGCTACCATCA GTCCAGTTCGAGGTGGCTGATGCCACCAAGAGGTCGTTCCCCGAAGGCTCCTTCGACGTGATCTACAGCAGAGACACCATCTTGCACATAGACGATAAACTGGCTCTCTTCAAGCGCTTCCAC TCGTGGCTGAAGCCCGGCGGCCAGCTGCTCATCAGTGACTACTGCTGTAGGGAGAAGCCATGGACGCCAGCGTTCGAGGCCTATGTCAGACAGAGAGGCTACGTCCTCTACACCCCAGCACAGTACGGCAGG TTCATCGAAGAGGCAGGTTTCTGCAAAGTCCGGGCAGAGGATCGGACGGCCCAGTTGATGCAGGTCATTGAGTCCgagctgcagagagcagaggcCATCAGGGGCGAATTCACTGAG GAATTCTCTGAGGAGGACTACTCAGCTATAGCGAACGGATGGAGGGAAAAACTGCAACGCTCCAACAGTGGAGACCAGCGATGGGGACTGTTCCACGCAACCAAGGAATGA
- the zgc:152774 gene encoding MORC family CW-type zinc finger protein 3, with protein sequence MARLSEHGIRLSSMSPSFLNSNSTSHTGPFSAVAELIDNASDPGVSAKQIWIDVTDEAGHPCLTFTDNGSGMTPNKLHKMLSFGFTEKGSARASQQAIGVYGNGFKSGSMRLGRDALIFTKNGGCQTVGMLSQTYLENIKAQAVIVPIVPFSQQTKSLVVTEDSEASLAAILQHSIISTREQIHAHFDSIPSKKGTKILIWNIRRAKDAKTEIDFETDVSDFRLPKIQIEELKKGLRSGGSARAEQSIPDLHYSLRAYLSILYMKPRTQIILRGTKVLAKLVSRRLSHTEHDVYKPHFSKEKVKVTFGLNPNKDHYGIMMYHKNRLIKAYEKVGCQLKTSGQRAGVGVVGIIECNFLKPAHNKQDFEYTKEYRLTLGALGLKLNDYWKEVTEKMARERELQSLDRLKNADESPMWVQCEECLKWRSVPAHHYSAVPESWSCSQNPNPRYRSCSSPEEEEESEEQLAPSYQKNHRKQEHPRNRKREAALETCESLESSGHQTLSRSWSEPGRLALRPTRSPDHSAAGDEGRAGGGGA encoded by the exons ATGGCGAGGTTAAGCGAGCATGGGATCCGCCTGAGTTCC ATGAGCCCGTCCTTCCTGAACAGCAACTCCACCAGTCACACCGGGCCCTTCAGCGCGGTGGCAGAGCTCATAG ACAATGCATCAGATCCTGGGGTATCGGCCAAGCAGATCTGGATCGATGTCACCGATGAAGCAGGTCACCCCTGCCTCACGTTCACCGACAACGGCAGCGGCATGACTCCCAACAAGCTCCACAAGATGCTCAG TTTCGGCTTCACGGAGAAGGGCTCGGCCAGGGCCAGCCAGCAGGCCATCGGCGTGTACGGCAACGGCTTCAAGTCCGGCTCCATGCGTCTGGGTCGGGACGCGCTCATCTTCACCAAGAACGGCGGCTGCCAGACCGTGGGCATGTTGTCTCAGACCTACCTGGAAAACATCAAGGCGCAGGCGGTCATCGTCCCCATCGTCCCCTTCAGCCAGCAAACCAA GTCCCTGGTGGTGACGGAGGACTCAGAGGCCAGCCTGGCAGCCATCCTCCAGCACTCCATCATCAGCACCCGGGAGCAGATACACGCACACTTTGACTCCATTCCATCCAAGAAAGGCACCAAGATACTGATCTGGAACATCCGCAg GGCCAAAGACGCCAAGACGGAAATTGACTTTGAGACCGATGTCAGTGATTTTCGTTTGCCCAAGATTCAGattgaggagctgaagaagggcCTGAGGAGCGGCGGGTCCGCGAGGGCTGAGCAGAGCATTCCGGACCTGCACTACAGCCTCCGG GCCTACCTCAGTATTCTGTATATGAAGCCGAGGACGCAGATCATCCTGAGGGGGACGAAGGTTCTGGCCAAGCTGGTGTCCAGGAGGCTGTCGCACACGGAGCACGACGTGTACAAGCCCCACTTCAGT aaagagaaggtgaaggtgaccTTTGGCCTCAACCCGAACAAAGACCACTACGGCATCATGATGTACCACAAGAACCGGCTCATCAAAGCCTACGAGAAAGTGGGCTGTCAGCTGAAG ACCTCGGGCCAACGAGCGGGAGTCGGCGTCGTCGGCATCATCGAGTGCAACTTCCTGAAACCGGCTCACAACAAGCAGGACTTCGAGTACACCAAAGAGTACAG ACTCACTTTGGGAGCGCTGGGCCTCAAACTGAACGACTACTGGAAGGAAGTGACGGAGAAGATGGCCAGAGAGCGAGAGCTTCAGTCTTTGGACCGACTTAAGAACGCTGACGA GAGTCCCATGTGGGTGCAGTGCGAGGAGTGCCTGAAGTGGCGGAGCGTCCCTGCACACCATTACAGCGCCGTTCCTgaaagctggagctgcagccagaacCCCAATCCACGCTACAG GAGCTGCTCTTcaccagaggaagaggaggagagcgaggagcagTTAGCGCCCAGCTACCAGAAAAACCACAGGAAGCA AGAGCACCCCAGAAATAGGAAGCGAGAGGCAGCGTTGGAG ACGTGTGAGTCCCTGGAGTCGAGCGGGCATCAGACCCTGTCCCGGAGTTGGTCAGAGCCCGGACGGCTCGCGCTCCGGCCCACGCGCTCACCTGACCACTCGGCAGCAGGGGATGAGgggcgggcggggggggggggagcctga
- the LOC114864457 gene encoding uncharacterized protein LOC114864457 isoform X2, with the protein MTKFWKEHSKAATVEEMMLDSRAQEMTQHELPEILSMLPALDGFRVLELGAGIGRYTRHLLARAAHVTAVDFMESFIEKNRQDNGHHSNATFIQADVTKLDFPDNSIDFIFSNWLLMYLSDDEVKSFIQKILAWLRPGGFLFFRESCNHRSGDIKRDLNPTCYRTDAQYSHLVTSLQVEEPEAEQKFGFDIVLRKKVQTYVEMKNNPNQICWLLEKVPRSSSAQNGFSTFQQFLDNQQYTSRAILRYEKMFGAGYVSTGGPSTTKEFVDLLNLRPGQKVLDVGCGIGGGDFYMAKTFGVEVLGLDLSDNMVEIAMQRAANEKLPSVQFEVADATKRSFPEGSFDVIYSRDTILHIDDKLALFKRFHSWLKPGGQLLISDYCCREKPWTPAFEAYVRQRGYVLYTPAQYGRFIEEAGFCKVRAEDRTAQLMQVIESELQRAEAIRGEFTEEFSEEDYSAIANGWREKLQRSNSGDQRWGLFHATKE; encoded by the exons ATGACAAAGTTCTGGAAGGAGCACTCCAAGGCTGCCACCGTGGAGGAGATGATGCTGGACTCTCGGGCCCAGGAGATGACTCAGCATGAGCTGCCGGAGATTCTGTCCATGCTGCCGGCGCTGGATGGATTCAGAGTGCTGGAGCTGGGCGCAGGCATCGG TCGATACACCAGACACCTGCTGGCCAGAGCTGcacacgtcacagctgtggacTTCATGGAAAGCTTTATAGAAAAGAACAGACAGGACAACGGTCACCATAGCAACGCGACTTTCATCCAGGCTGACGTCACAAAGCTGGACTTCCCTGACAACAG CATCGACTTCATCTTCTCCAACTGGCTGCTGATGTACCTGAGTGATGATGAGGTCAAATCCTTCATACAGAAGATCCTCGCTTGGCTGCGGCCCGGCGGCTTCCTTTTCTTCAGAGAGTCCTGCAACCACCGCTCAG GTGACATAAAGAGGGACTTGAACCCCACCTGCTACCGCACTGACGCCCAGTACAGCCACCTGGTCACGTCACTGCAAGTGGAGGAGCCTGAGGCTGAACAGAAGTTCGGTTTTGACATTGTGTTGAGGAAGAAAGTTCAAACCTACGTTGAG ATGAAAAACAACCCAAATCAAATCTGCTGGCTGTTAGAGAAGGTCCCTCGCTCCTCCAGCGCCCAGAACGGATTCAGCACCTTCCAGCAGTTCCTGGACAACCAGCAGTACACCAGCCGCGCCATCCTGCGCTACGAGAAGATGTTCGGGGCTGGATACGTCAGCACCGGCGGGCCCAGCACCACCAAG gagtTTGTGGACCTGCTAAACCTAAGGCCCGGCCAGAAGGTCCTGGATGTGGGCTGTGGCATCGGTGGAGGAGACTTCTACATGGCAAAG ACCTTCGGCGTTGAAGTGCTCGGCCTGGACTTGTCGGACAACATGGTGGAGATCGCCATGCAAAGGGCGGCCAATGAGAAGCTACCATCA GTCCAGTTCGAGGTGGCTGATGCCACCAAGAGGTCGTTCCCCGAAGGCTCCTTCGACGTGATCTACAGCAGAGACACCATCTTGCACATAGACGATAAACTGGCTCTCTTCAAGCGCTTCCAC TCGTGGCTGAAGCCCGGCGGCCAGCTGCTCATCAGTGACTACTGCTGTAGGGAGAAGCCATGGACGCCAGCGTTCGAGGCCTATGTCAGACAGAGAGGCTACGTCCTCTACACCCCAGCACAGTACGGCAGG TTCATCGAAGAGGCAGGTTTCTGCAAAGTCCGGGCAGAGGATCGGACGGCCCAGTTGATGCAGGTCATTGAGTCCgagctgcagagagcagaggcCATCAGGGGCGAATTCACTGAG GAATTCTCTGAGGAGGACTACTCAGCTATAGCGAACGGATGGAGGGAAAAACTGCAACGCTCCAACAGTGGAGACCAGCGATGGGGACTGTTCCACGCAACCAAGGAATGA
- the f8 gene encoding coagulation factor VIII — translation MPQVRVTTATLVLLPPLPLLLLLLLSSVGEVHAEAAVRRFYVAAVEIGWDYVHLNEADPASDRRGKSNTAQKYIKAVYREYTDGTYSVPKPRPAWAGIQGPVIVARAGDRVVVHFKNLASQPYSISPVGITYWKQSEGAGYDDSTAGPEKQDDAVAPGGYYEYVWDINPHDGPTVSDPECLTYSYSSQVDAVRDVNSGLVGALLICKSSALTDEGQRRNTAFVLLFAVFDETKSWYGEAGERVSREKFRRSHGRKEYHTINGYVNSTLPGLTLCQGSNPVLWHVIGMGTAPKIHSIRFQDHTLQVLTHRKVAIEVTPMTFSTAEMRPAATGRFLISCQLHSHRHDGMNAFFAVEKCPEPVVLPGPDLRKVKHDSYKDYSEYEDDDDEDLYNTVNVQSKKPQLQARASRGQQFRTWRHFIAAEEVTWDYAPHLQPTDSKLQSRYLAAAPHHLDYTYKKVAYVEYTDGSFTQRKNPDRALFGPVLKGKVNDEFHIIFRNLASRPYNIYPTGLTKVLPLQTAANQTDLRSAAVPPNGTLGYVWKLTADDGPLRGDHQCLSQLYQSTVAPERDLASGLVGTLLICKFDAIDTRGRLLGPDKEWSLAFAVFDENRSWYFNENMQRSSQRPVNTTDPALYKSNVIYSINGIMFSGRRFAMCQNDVIFWHVANVGTESSFLSVYFPGNPYQYQGLYHSVLTLFPMTGITVPMETELLGEWEISAFDGSLRSRGMSIQYSVRVCDTGDQLVDRDDGLEDDISDYIDQINLGPRGFRPQDRAVLAQLCKRLNNSSSRSLNASSQREEWGRSEGGGANSSRGSEGEIPKDVLQEVDRDGTEAGDTAGGRGRRQAESPQKETRDELEESNAITLNTRKSSTVEPAYSKEMDDILSENHIELERLTAAKLEDANATGLSLELDLDYDDYSPEANDTSDMLDKKDLNPRSGGTIFNTYYIAAEEITWDYGIRKPHQLIKPREMRRGMRKFLPEYKKVVFRAYTNIDFKHPADRVETDEHLGILGPFIRAEINDLLTVVFKNKASRPYSFHLHGIYDRSQAAGFTQTQTPLAPPGPPGEPVPPGEARTYNWKINKIQGPTDSEFDCKTGAYYSTVDQERDLHSGLIGPLVICKQGILHTQNSQLNVQEFSLLFHTFDETKSWYLEENLQRHCAPPCQVNTEDPWYHDSNTFAAINGYVAETLPGLLAARHQPVRWHLLNVGSSEEYHVVHFHGLPFTMQAGQEHRMGVYGLFPGVFGTVEMKPPTVGTWLVECTIGDHQLAGMRARLLVYNPQCVLPLGMKSGRIEDSQITASEHIGSWEPRLARLDLSGYINAWMGKKRVSWLQVDLLQPTLLHRVQTQGVRSKLRDNYVTYFSVSYSLDQETWTTYRGNSTNQIEGFVGNIDSSTVNENAFIPPFVARYVRIHPLKAELNAAMRVELLGCDLNSCSLPLGLQKKQIPDSGLNASSFHSSLLRSWRPSLGRLHQEGSANAWRPQNNNPHEWLQVDLGRVMRITGVITQGAKSLGIQMMVTEFSVTVSHDGRSWSSALEESSLREKIFTGNNQPDEEALTTFDPPLFGRFLRIHPRGWVNGIALRLEVLGCNTQQPL, via the exons ATGCCGCAGGTGCGCGTGACGACTGCGACGCTCGTGCTGCTGcctccgctgccgctgctgctgctgctgctgctctcctccgtGGGAGAAGTTCACGCGGAGGCAGCCGTCAGACGCTTTTACGTGGCGGCCGTGGAAATAGGATGGGACTACGTTCACCTGAACGAAGCGGACCCGGCGTCAGATCGGAG GGGGAAATCTAACACTGCTCAAAAGTACATCAAGGCGGTGTACAGGGAGTACACAGACGGCACATACTCTGTTCCCAAACCCCGGCCGGCCTGGGCAG GTATTCAGGGTCCGGTGATCGTCGCCCGGGCTGGTGACAGGGTGGTGGTCCACTTTAAGAACCTGGCCTCTCAGCCGTACAGCATCAGCCCTGTGGGGATCACCTACTGGAAGCAGTCTGAAG GAGCCGGCTACGATGACTCCACGGCCGGGCCTGAGAAGCAGGATGATGCCGTCGCACCTGGCGGGTACTATGAGTACGTGTGGGACATCAACCCCCACGACGGCCCCACGGTCAGCGACCCTGAATGCCTCACCTACTCGTACTCGTCACAGGTGGACGCGGTCAGAGACGTGAACTCAGGACTCGTTGGGGCCCTGCTCATCTGCAAATCAA GCGCCCTCACAGATGAAGGCCAGAGGAGAAATACAGCCTTCGTCCTGCTGTTTGCAGTGTTCGACGAGACCAAGAGCTGGTACGGAGAAGCTGGAGAGCGGGTGAGCAGAGAGAAGTTCAGGAGAAGTCACGGCAGGAAGGAATATCACACCATCAACGGATACGTCAACTCCACTTTACCAG gcctcACATTGTGTCAAGGCTCGAACCCTGTGTTGTGGCATGTGATTGGAATGGGCACCGCTCCAAAAATCCACTCCATTCGGTTCCAGGACCACACTCTGCAG GTGTTGACTCACCGCAAGGTCGCCATAGAGGTGACCCCCATGACCTTCAGCACCGCAGAAATGAGACCCGCTGCTACAGGCCGCTTCCTCATCAGCTGTCAGCTACATTCTCACCGTCACG ACGGCATGAACGCATTCTTCGCGGTGGAGAAGTGCCCCGAGCCCGTCGTGCTGCCGGGACCCGACCTGCGCAAAGTCAAGCACGACTCCTACAAGGACTACAGCGAGTACgaagatgacgatgatgaggatTTGTACAACACGGTGAACGTCCAGTCTAAAAAGCCCCAGCTGCAGGCGAGGGCCAGCCGAGGACAGCAGTTTAGGACCTGGAGGCACTTCATCGCCGCCGAGGAGGTCACCTGGGACTACGCTCCTCACCTCCAGCCCACAGACAG CAAGCTGCAGTCTCGCTATTTAGCGGCAGCTCCACATCACCTGGATTACACGTACAAGAAGGTGGCGTACGTGGAATACACGGACGGATCGTTCACCCAGAGGAAGAACCCGGACAGGGCGCTGTTCGGGCCCGTCCTGAAGGGAAAGGTCAACGATGAATTCCAC ATCATTTTCAGGAACCTCGCCAGCCGCCCCTACAACATCTACCCCACCGGCCTTACCAAGGTCCTCCCGCTGCAGACCGCCGCAAACC AGACGGACCTGCGCTCCGCGGCCGTGCCGCCCAACGGCACCCTGGGCTACGTCTGGAAGCTGACGGCGGACGACGGGCCCCTGAGGGGAGACCACCAGTGTCTGAGCCAGCTGTACCAGAGCACCGTCGCGCCAGAGAGAGACCTGGCCTCCGGGCTGGTGGGAACCCTGCTCATCTGCAAGTTTGACGCCATTGACACCAGAGGACGCCTG CTGGGACCTGATAAAGAGTGGAGCCTGGCCTTCGCTGTGTTCGATGAGAACCGGAGCTGGTATTTCAATGAGAACATGCAGCGGTCCAGCCAAAGGCCCGTCAACACCACAGACCCTGCACTGTACAAGTCCAACGTCATTTACA GTATAAACGGCATCATGTTCAGCGGACGTCGGTTCGCCATGTGTCAGAATGACGTCATCTTCTGGCACGTGGCCAACGTGGGCACGGAGAGCAGCTTCCTGTCGGTCTACTTCCCGGGAAACCCCTATCAGTACCAGGGCCTCTACCACTCGGTCCTCACGCTCTTCCCCATGACGGGCATAACCGTTCCCATGGAGACAGAGCTGCTGG GTGAGTGGGAGATAAGTGCCTTTGACGGCAGCCTCAGGAGCCGGGGcatgagcatccagtacagcGTCCGTGTTTGTGACACTGGAGACCAGCTAGTTGACCGCGATGACGGGCTCGAAGATGATATCTCTGACTACATTGACCAGATAAACCTGGGGCCGAGAGGGTTCAGACCTCAAGATCGCGCTGTTTTGGCTCAGCTGTGCAAGAGACTTAATAACAGCAGCAGTCGGTCATTGAATGCTTCTAGCCAAAGGGAAGAATGGGGcagaagtgaaggaggaggcgCAAACTCCAGCAGGGGGTCGGAGGGAGAGATCCCTAAGGACgtcctgcaggaggtggatAGGGATGGGACTGAAGCTGGAGACACGGCAGGTGgcagaggcaggaggcaggcAGAGAGCCCACAGAAGGAGACCAGGGACGAGCTAGAGGAGAGCAACGCCATCACCCTGAATACCAGGAAGTCCTCAACGGTAGAACCCGCTTATTCTAAAGAAATGGATGACATCTTATCAGAGAACCACATTGAGCTGGAACGCCTCACCGCAGCCAAGCTGGAGGACGCCAACGCCACGGGTCTCAGTCTAGAGCTCGATCTGGACTATGACGACTACAGCCCAGAG GCGAACGACACGTCAGACATGTTGGACAAAAAAGACCTGAACCCACGATCTGGAGGGACCATATTTAACACTTATTACATCGCGGCAGAGGAGATCACCTGGGACTATGGCATCAGAAAGCCGCATCAGCTCATCAAACCCAG GGAGATGCGTCGAGGGATGAGGAAGTTCCTGCCCGAGTACAAGAAGGTGGTGTTCCGCGCCTACACGAATATAGACTTTAAGCATCCTGCGGACAGAGTGGAGACTGATGAACACTTGGGGATCCTGGGACCTTTCATCAGAGCTGAGATTAACGACCTCCTCACc GTGGTCTTTAAGAACAAGGCATCCAGACCGTACTCCTTCCACCTCCACGGAATCTACGACCGCAGCCAAGCGGCCGGTTTCACCCAAACCCAAACCCCCTTGGCTCCACCTGGGCCACCAGGAGAACCCGTACCCCCCGGAGAGGCGCGGACCTATAACTGGAAAATAAATAAGATACAAGGACCAACTGACAGTGAATTTGACTGCAAGACCGGGGCGTACTACTCTACTGTGGACCAG GAGAGAGACCTCCACTCGGGCCTCATCGGCCCTCTGGTGATCTGCAAGCAGGGGATCCTCCACACGCAGAACTCGCAGCTGAATGTGCAGGAGTTCTCCCTGCTCTTCCACACGTTTGACGAAACCAAAAGCTGGTACCTGGAGGAGAACCTGCAGCGGCACTGTGCCCCGCCCTGCCAGGTCAACACCGAGGACCCCTGGTACCACGACAGCAACACCTTCGCAG CGATCAACGGTTACGTGGCGGAGACGCTTCCTGGTTTACTGGCCGCCAGGCACCAGCCGGTCAGGTGGCACCTGCTGAACGTCGGGAGCAGCGAGGAGTACCATGTGGTGCACTTCCACGGCCTGCCCTTCACCATGCAAGCCGGACAGGAGCACCGCATGGGGGTTTACGGCCTGTTCCCCG GTGTGTTCGGCACAGTGGAGATGAAACCCCCCACGGTGGGCACGTGGCTGGTGGAGTGCACCATCGGCGACCACCAGCTCGCCGGCATGAGGGCTAGACTGCTGGTTTACAATCCAC AATGTGTTTTGCCTCTGGGCATGAAATCAGGGAGGATCGAGGATTCCCAGATCACGGCTTCAGAACACATAG GCAGCTGGGAGCCCAGGCTGGCGAGGCTGGACCTGTCTGGTTACATCAACGCCTGGATGGGCAAAAAGAGGGTCTCATGGTTGCAG GTTGACCTGCTGCAGCCCACGCTGCTGCACCGGGTGCAGACGCAGGGCGTCCGATCCAAGCTGAGGGACAACTACGTCACATACTTCTCTGTGTCCTACAGTCTGGACCAGGAGACCTGGACCACGTACAGAGGAAACAGCACCAATCAGATCGAG GGCTTTGTAGGCAACATCGACAGCTCCACAGTGAATGAGAACGCCTTCATTCCGCCGTTCGTGGCTCGCTACGTCAGGATCCACCCTCTGAAGGCCGAGCTGAACGCCGCCATGcgagtggagctgctgggctgCGATCTCAACA GCTGCTCGCTCCCCCTCGGCCTCCAGAAGAAACAGATCCCAGACAGCGGCCTCAACGCCTCGTCCTTCCACTCGTCCCTGCTGCGGAGCTGGAGGCCGAGCCTCGGCCGCCTCCACCAGGAGGGCAGCGCCAACGCCTGGAGGCCacag AACAACAACCCCCACGAGTGGCTGCAGGTGGACCTGGGGAGGGTCATGCGCATCACGGGGGTCATAACCCAGGGAGCCAAATCGTTGGGGATCCAGATGATGGTGACAGAGTTCTCGGTTACTGTGAGTCACGATGGCCGCTCGTGGAGCAGCGCGTTAGAGGAGAGCTCCCTCAGAGAGAAG ATCTTCACAGGAAACAATCAACCAGATGAGGAGGCTCTTACCACCTTTGATCCTCCTCTGTTCGGCCGATTCCTGCGCATCCACCCGAGGGGTTGGGTCAACGGCATCGCCCTGCGCCTGGAGGTGCTCGGCTGCAACACGCAGCAACCGCTCTGA